A region of Maridesulfovibrio sp. DNA encodes the following proteins:
- a CDS encoding YraN family protein produces MAGEDYAARFLENRGYTLRQRNWRWKQWELDIICEKGNELVFVEVKTRTGCSTQSGIEAVTPAKRKKLVKAATRYLSAFDLWESPCRFDLVIVNDDGTGFRAEHIENAFDLDFMGGGNTAWQPW; encoded by the coding sequence ATGGCTGGGGAAGATTACGCGGCCCGTTTTCTGGAAAATCGAGGTTACACTTTGCGGCAGCGCAATTGGCGTTGGAAGCAGTGGGAACTGGATATTATTTGCGAAAAGGGCAATGAATTAGTTTTTGTAGAAGTAAAGACCAGAACCGGATGCAGTACGCAGTCCGGCATAGAGGCGGTGACTCCGGCCAAGCGCAAGAAGCTGGTCAAGGCCGCGACCCGCTACCTTTCGGCATTTGATCTCTGGGAGAGTCCTTGTCGATTTGATCTGGTTATTGTGAATGATGACGGAACCGGCTTTAGGGCGGAACACATAGAAAATGCATTCGACCTCGACTTTATGGGTGGTGGCAACACCGCTTGGCAACCTTGGTGA
- a CDS encoding HPr family phosphocarrier protein — MTEESVLREEPPVGGEAVVRTVVVSNQLGLHARPAAKLAQEAQNFTADIMVVCESQEVDAKSILDVLTLAAAQGSVLELRADGPDAVAALDCLEEHFKNRFGEEK, encoded by the coding sequence ATGACTGAAGAGAGTGTGCTGCGCGAAGAACCCCCGGTTGGCGGGGAGGCTGTGGTCCGGACAGTGGTTGTATCCAACCAGCTTGGTCTGCATGCCCGCCCGGCCGCAAAACTCGCACAGGAAGCCCAGAATTTTACAGCGGACATTATGGTTGTCTGCGAATCGCAGGAAGTCGACGCCAAGAGCATTCTTGATGTGCTTACGCTGGCGGCAGCGCAGGGCAGCGTCCTTGAGCTGCGGGCTGACGGACCAGATGCCGTTGCAGCCCTTGATTGTCTGGAAGAACATTTTAAAAACAGATTCGGCGAGGAAAAATAA
- the ptsP gene encoding phosphoenolpyruvate--protein phosphotransferase, with protein sequence MARAVVNGISVSTGIAIGKAFFLNRSISSRLPRQTVPMHMVDGEKERMKKGFTDAVEELSAVRTKVPAELKEHQLIIDSHLMMLKDPKLQSSALKYIDELKINAEWALDKAVNDLEKAFGALEDIYIRERMQDVRQVALRVQAKLIGGEANLRPVEGRVVLMAHDLTPADTIELEVNKLMAFVTTLGGKTSHTGILARTLNIPALVGAAELENSVVDGDLVIIDGLAGKVLVDPSDEELEHYYTLETQFDDYQRTIIRGCQLPAETEDGYRVEVHANIELFEEVAAVIDNGGEAIGLFRTEYAYLSRTDLPTEDELAEKYSELAAIMSPRKVTLRTLDLGSDKFMSQFGALDEANPALGLRAMRFCLKHQELFKTQLRAMLRASVHGNVSMMFPMICGLKEVLQAKSALARAQQELREEGIPFDEDMPIGVMIELPAAVMIAEILAQEVDFFSIGTNDLIQYSLGIDRTNPHVSYLYQPLHPAVVRSIKYVVDAGHRAGIGVSLCGEVASDPYCVPILMGMQIDSLSLTPQAIPGIKRIIRQLNMQECKQLLKDVLGCRTVSRINRLVTESIYKKYPEELTFFASLLDNEDIAG encoded by the coding sequence GTGGCCAGAGCGGTCGTCAACGGAATTTCCGTCTCAACTGGTATAGCCATAGGCAAGGCCTTTTTTCTTAATCGCAGTATTTCTTCACGGCTGCCGCGGCAGACTGTACCCATGCACATGGTGGATGGAGAGAAAGAGCGAATGAAAAAGGGATTCACCGATGCTGTGGAAGAGCTTTCTGCTGTGCGGACAAAAGTTCCTGCGGAGCTGAAAGAGCACCAGCTGATCATCGATTCCCACCTGATGATGCTCAAAGACCCCAAGCTGCAGTCCTCGGCCCTGAAATACATTGATGAACTGAAAATAAATGCCGAATGGGCGCTTGATAAAGCTGTCAATGATCTTGAAAAGGCCTTTGGCGCTCTTGAGGATATCTATATTCGTGAGCGCATGCAGGACGTGCGTCAGGTTGCTCTGCGGGTGCAGGCCAAGCTTATCGGCGGGGAAGCCAATTTACGCCCGGTAGAAGGGCGCGTGGTGCTTATGGCCCATGACCTTACCCCTGCGGATACCATTGAGCTGGAAGTGAACAAGCTCATGGCTTTTGTAACCACCCTCGGCGGTAAGACTTCCCATACAGGTATTCTGGCCCGGACGTTGAATATCCCCGCTCTCGTAGGGGCGGCAGAGCTGGAGAATTCAGTTGTGGACGGCGATCTGGTCATCATCGACGGGTTGGCCGGTAAAGTGCTGGTTGATCCTTCTGATGAAGAACTGGAGCATTACTATACCCTTGAAACCCAATTCGATGACTATCAGCGGACCATCATCCGCGGCTGTCAGCTTCCGGCTGAGACCGAGGATGGCTACCGCGTGGAAGTCCATGCCAACATTGAGCTTTTCGAAGAGGTCGCGGCGGTTATTGATAACGGGGGCGAGGCCATAGGTCTTTTCAGAACCGAGTATGCCTACCTGAGCCGTACCGATCTGCCTACCGAGGATGAACTGGCTGAAAAATATTCAGAACTGGCTGCTATCATGTCTCCGCGCAAGGTTACCTTACGGACCCTTGATCTCGGTTCGGATAAGTTTATGTCCCAGTTCGGAGCCCTCGACGAAGCCAACCCGGCTCTCGGTCTGCGGGCCATGCGATTTTGTCTCAAGCATCAAGAGCTGTTCAAGACCCAGCTCCGGGCCATGCTCCGGGCCAGTGTTCACGGCAATGTTTCCATGATGTTTCCCATGATCTGCGGACTGAAAGAGGTTTTGCAGGCCAAGAGCGCTCTTGCCCGCGCACAACAGGAGCTGCGTGAAGAGGGTATCCCTTTTGATGAAGATATGCCCATCGGGGTTATGATCGAGCTGCCCGCTGCAGTCATGATTGCCGAAATTCTGGCTCAGGAAGTAGATTTTTTCAGCATCGGAACCAATGACCTGATCCAGTACAGTCTCGGTATTGACCGTACCAACCCGCATGTGTCCTATCTTTACCAGCCGTTGCATCCTGCGGTTGTGCGGTCCATCAAATACGTGGTCGATGCCGGACACAGGGCCGGTATCGGGGTCAGTCTCTGCGGGGAGGTTGCGTCCGATCCCTATTGCGTGCCAATTCTCATGGGAATGCAGATTGACAGCCTGAGCCTTACTCCGCAGGCTATCCCCGGGATAAAGCGTATTATCAGGCAGCTGAATATGCAGGAATGTAAACAATTGTTGAAGGATGTGCTCGGTTGCCGCACCGTCTCTAGAATCAACCGTCTTGTTACGGAAAGTATTTATAAGAAATATCCGGAAGAATTGACCTTTTTTGCGTCTCTTCTGGATAACGAAGATATCGCAGGTTAA
- the smpB gene encoding SsrA-binding protein SmpB yields MAKKKKKKSPSSIALNKQARRNYEFVETFEAGLVLKGTEVKSLRQGLVSFMDGYINFKEGEAWLVGIHIAPYDHAGYTQHEPDRPRKLLLHAGEIEKLQTRVEQKGLTVVPVRLYFSRGKIKLEIALAKGRNVHNRKEELKRRDIERDTARQLADY; encoded by the coding sequence ATGGCTAAAAAGAAAAAGAAGAAGAGCCCTTCCTCCATTGCGCTCAATAAACAGGCCCGCCGTAATTACGAATTCGTGGAAACCTTTGAAGCCGGATTGGTGCTCAAGGGAACCGAGGTCAAATCCCTGCGTCAGGGGTTGGTCAGTTTCATGGACGGCTACATTAATTTTAAAGAAGGCGAGGCATGGCTGGTTGGGATCCACATTGCTCCCTATGACCATGCGGGTTATACCCAGCATGAGCCGGACCGTCCGCGTAAGCTGCTGCTGCATGCCGGTGAAATTGAAAAGCTGCAGACAAGGGTGGAGCAGAAAGGGTTGACCGTTGTTCCGGTCAGATTGTACTTCTCAAGAGGTAAGATCAAGCTTGAGATTGCCCTTGCCAAAGGCCGCAATGTCCATAACCGCAAGGAAGAACTCAAGCGCAGGGATATTGAAAGAGATACGGCCCGCCAGCTGGCTGATTATTAG
- a CDS encoding PTS system mannose/fructose/sorbose family transporter subunit IID, whose translation MEKSAEKKKLGLAFVRCFLRSYFVGAGFNTRGLQNIGFSFAMQPGLEAIYSDHAELVKARKRYVKHYNSHPFWAPLLVAVFLSVEVQIRDGRFPVQLLDKLKNTTSYTLSAIGDSVFAGSGLIFWALATVNLLLAGHHTQAMLLGVVLFSVLQIFKGFTFWSGINKGLGFLDELKRWDLINWGERLKFANAFLVLLIWFQLWPRPLNGLEWYCGTGALGVLGWMVATGKIAREIVAVFVVVIGVLTIYML comes from the coding sequence ATGGAAAAGTCAGCAGAAAAAAAGAAATTAGGTCTGGCATTTGTCAGATGCTTTCTGCGTTCGTATTTTGTAGGGGCGGGGTTCAATACCCGCGGCTTGCAGAATATCGGTTTTTCATTTGCCATGCAGCCCGGTCTGGAAGCCATTTATTCGGATCATGCGGAGCTTGTGAAGGCCCGCAAGCGTTATGTGAAGCATTACAATTCGCATCCTTTCTGGGCTCCGTTGCTGGTGGCAGTTTTCCTGTCTGTGGAAGTACAGATAAGGGACGGCCGTTTTCCGGTGCAGTTGCTGGATAAATTGAAGAATACCACCAGCTATACCCTTTCGGCCATCGGCGATTCCGTCTTTGCGGGAAGCGGGCTGATCTTTTGGGCGCTGGCTACCGTGAATCTATTGCTGGCTGGTCATCATACGCAGGCTATGCTACTCGGTGTAGTATTGTTCAGCGTGTTGCAAATTTTTAAAGGATTCACATTCTGGTCAGGGATTAATAAGGGACTTGGATTTTTGGATGAATTGAAAAGGTGGGATCTGATCAACTGGGGAGAACGGCTTAAGTTTGCCAATGCTTTCCTTGTGTTGTTGATCTGGTTCCAGCTCTGGCCCCGTCCGTTGAACGGTCTTGAGTGGTACTGCGGAACAGGTGCGCTCGGAGTGCTCGGATGGATGGTGGCTACTGGAAAAATTGCCCGTGAGATTGTGGCTGTTTTTGTTGTGGTCATCGGAGTGTTGACAATATACATGCTGTGA
- the rsmI gene encoding 16S rRNA (cytidine(1402)-2'-O)-methyltransferase — protein sequence MHSTSTLWVVATPLGNLGDITERAKHVLASADLIFAEDTRRTGKLLQALDISGKSMVSLHEHNEEKRIRKVLAHFDEGNDAALVSDAGTPLMSDPGYRVVRACREHGVRVVPVPGPSAPVTALSGCGLPPYPFTFLGFLPRKEGQMRRLFEVHGETGATIVFFERKSRLRETMHLAYESLGNREFSICRELTKDYEEFINGNLEEWSDISEELRGEITVVIGPPVNEGPASEEEIFEMIDVEMESGDKPKIIARRIAEKVEGWTAKAVYEKVTERKRA from the coding sequence ATGCATTCGACCTCGACTTTATGGGTGGTGGCAACACCGCTTGGCAACCTTGGTGATATTACTGAACGTGCTAAACATGTTCTGGCCTCTGCCGACCTCATTTTTGCGGAGGATACCCGCCGTACAGGCAAGCTTCTGCAGGCATTGGACATCAGCGGAAAGAGCATGGTCAGCCTGCATGAGCACAATGAGGAAAAGCGGATCAGGAAAGTTCTGGCCCATTTTGATGAAGGTAATGACGCGGCACTCGTTTCCGATGCCGGAACTCCGCTTATGAGTGATCCCGGTTACCGGGTGGTCAGGGCCTGCCGCGAACATGGTGTGCGTGTGGTACCTGTTCCCGGTCCCAGTGCTCCGGTTACGGCTCTTTCGGGCTGCGGACTGCCGCCGTATCCGTTTACCTTTCTCGGCTTTCTGCCGCGTAAAGAAGGGCAGATGCGCAGGCTGTTTGAAGTTCACGGGGAAACAGGGGCGACAATCGTATTTTTCGAGCGTAAATCCCGGTTGCGGGAAACCATGCATCTGGCCTATGAATCACTCGGAAACCGTGAATTTTCTATTTGCCGTGAATTGACCAAGGATTACGAAGAATTTATCAACGGTAATCTTGAGGAATGGTCAGATATTTCTGAAGAACTGCGCGGCGAGATAACTGTGGTCATCGGTCCCCCGGTAAATGAAGGCCCGGCTTCCGAAGAAGAGATCTTTGAAATGATTGATGTGGAAATGGAATCCGGTGATAAACCTAAAATTATAGCCAGACGTATCGCGGAAAAGGTGGAAGGCTGGACAGCCAAAGCAGTCTATGAAAAGGTAACCGAAAGAAAAAGAGCTTAG